A region of Neovison vison isolate M4711 chromosome 7, ASM_NN_V1, whole genome shotgun sequence DNA encodes the following proteins:
- the LOC122913744 gene encoding chymotrypsinogen 2, with the protein MAFLWLLSCCALLSTAFGCGVPAIHPVLSGLSRIVNGEDAVPGSWPWQVSLQDSTGFHFCGGSLISEDWVVTAAHCGVRTSHLVVAGEFDQGSDAEDIQVLKIAKVFKNPKFNIFTVNNDITLLKLATPARFSQTVSPVCLPNENDDFPAGTLCATTGWGLTKHTNANTPDRLQQATLPLLSNTECKKFWGNKITNLMVCAGASGVSSCMGDSGGPLVCQKDGAWTLVGIVSWGSGTCSTSSPGVYARVTELMPWVRQILEAN; encoded by the exons ATGGCCTTCCTCTGGCTTCTCTCCTGCTGCGCCCTCCTGAGCACAGCCTTCG GCTGCGGGGTTCCTGCCATCCACCCCGTGCTGAGTGGCCTCTCGCGGATCGTCAATGGGGAGGACGCTGTCCCGGGCTCCTGGCCCTGGCAGGTGTCCCTGCAG GACAGCACTGGCTTCCACTTCTGCGGGGGCTCCCTCATCAGCGAGGACTGGGTGGTCACTGCCGCCCACTGCGGGGTCAG AACCTCCCACCTGGTCGTGGCTGGGGAGTTTGACCAGGGCTCTGATGCTGAGGACATCCAAGTGCTGAAGATTGCCAAG gTCTTCAAGAACCCCAAGTTCAACATATTCACCGTCAACAACGACATCACCCTGCTGAAGCTGGCCACGCCCGCCCGCTTCTCCCAGACCGTGTCCCCCGTGTGCCTGCCCAATGAGAACGACGACTTCCCTGCGGGGACCCTGTGTGCCACCACTGGCTGGGGCCTGACCAAACACACCA ATGCCAACACCCCTGACAGGCTTCAGCAGGCGACCCTGCCCCTCCTGTCCAACACCGAGTGCAAGAAGTTCTGGGGCAACAAGATCACCAACCTCATGGTCTGCGCCGGGGCCAGTGGCGTGTCCTCCTGCATG GGCGACTCTGGGGGTCCCCTGGTCTGCCAGAAGGATGGAGCCTGGACCCTGGTGGGCATCGTGTCCTGGGGCAGCGGCACCTGTTCCACCTCCAGTCCTGGCGTGTACGCCCGCGTCACCGAGCTCATGCCCTGGGTACGGCAGATTCTGGAAGCTAACTGA
- the LOC122911487 gene encoding chymotrypsinogen 2-like → MLQQLGFGAYEDSGAVCYVHGSPQPSVYTRICREVTGPLLVLRVCCVPPAYRTPDKLRQAALPLLSNADCMKFWGGRITDVMVCAGASGVSSCSGDSGGPLVCQKAGVWTLVGVVSWGSGVCSTSVPAVYARVSELIPWVQEILAAS, encoded by the exons ATGCTGCAGCAGCTGG GCTTCGGGGCTTATGAGGACAGCGGCGCCGTGTGCTACGTGCACGGGAGCCCCCAGCCCAGCGTCTACACCAGGATCTGCCGAGAGGTCACCGGGCCCCTCCTTGTG CTCCGGGTCTGCTGTGTCCCTCCAGCCTACAGGACCCCCGACAAGCTGCGGCAGGCGGCCCTGCCCCTCCTGTCCAACGCCGACTGCATGAAGTTCTGGGGCGGCAGGATCACCGACGTGATGGTTTGCGCGGGTGCCAGCGGCGTGTCCTCCTGCTCG GGCGACTCTGGGGGCCCCCTGGTCTGCCAGAAGGCTGGAGTCTGGACCCTGGTGGGCGTCGTGTCCTGGGGCAGCGGCGTCTGTTCCACCTCTGTTCCTGCTGTGTACGCCCGCGTCTCTGAGCTCATCCCTTGGGTTCAGGAAATACTTGCTGCCAGCTGA